A stretch of the Filimonas lacunae genome encodes the following:
- the nirB gene encoding nitrite reductase large subunit NirB, giving the protein MRIVIIGNGMVGFKFCEKFLAKAPAGTAELIVFGEENYPAYDRVHLSEFFAGKNADDLSMAPVGWYQENGITLHLGDPVQRIDLENKVVHSFKGKAVVFDYLVMATGSAAFVPPVPGVEKEGVFLYRTIEDLEMMKAYAPKARKAAVIGGGLLGLEAAKALLDLGITDTHVIEFAPRLMPRQIDDAGSDILKGLLQSLGLTIHTNKNTVAITGEKAIDGMRFADHTTLDVDMLVISAGIKPRDELAAHAGLQTGPRGGIVVNDKLQTSHPSVFAIGECALYNDFIYGLVAPGYEMAEVVATHLTGGDKAFTGFDMSTKLKLIGIDVASFGEPFIAADKGRTIVLQDTVKGVYKRINTSLDGKYLLGGVLVGDAAEYNMLLQTTKNKVVLPPDPTEVILGARGGSAEKGSGVAALPGDALICSCEGITKDDIMQQVQHGCETLDAIKKSCKAATGCGGCAPMVKDIMEHTLKAQGKYVRKVVCEHFEYSRQELYDLVKLKQLQTYDEVLNELGKGDGCEVCKPLISSVLASLWNDLVLAKGNDTAQDSNDRFLANIQKGGTYSVVPRIPGGEITPDKLIVIGNVAKKYNLYTKITGGQRIDLFGAHVSDLPLIWEELIAAGFESGHAYGKALRTVKSCVGSTWCRFGLQDSVSFAIQVEERYRGLRAPHKFKSAVSGCIRECAEAQSKDFGIIATEKGWNLYVCGNGGSKPQHALLLATDIDSDTCIRYLDRFLMFYIKTADPLTRTATWLNKMEGGIDYLRNVVVNDSLGMAETFEAEMQQLVNNYKCEWREVVETPELRKRFVHFINAPQEKDPEVKFEILRDQKKAKEWK; this is encoded by the coding sequence ATGCGTATCGTCATTATTGGTAATGGAATGGTGGGCTTTAAGTTTTGTGAGAAGTTTTTAGCCAAAGCGCCCGCTGGCACCGCCGAACTGATTGTATTTGGAGAGGAGAATTACCCCGCTTACGACCGTGTTCACCTGAGTGAGTTTTTTGCTGGTAAAAATGCAGATGACCTGTCTATGGCCCCTGTGGGCTGGTACCAGGAGAATGGTATTACACTGCATTTGGGCGATCCGGTGCAACGTATTGACCTGGAAAACAAAGTAGTACACTCTTTTAAAGGTAAGGCGGTGGTGTTCGATTACCTGGTAATGGCCACTGGTTCGGCCGCTTTTGTGCCGCCGGTGCCGGGTGTGGAAAAGGAAGGTGTGTTTTTATACCGCACCATTGAAGACCTGGAAATGATGAAAGCCTATGCCCCCAAAGCACGCAAAGCGGCGGTAATAGGAGGTGGCCTGCTGGGGCTGGAAGCTGCGAAAGCCTTGCTGGACCTGGGTATTACTGATACGCATGTAATTGAATTTGCTCCCCGCCTGATGCCCCGGCAAATTGATGATGCCGGTTCTGATATATTAAAAGGTTTATTACAATCATTAGGATTAACTATTCACACCAACAAAAACACCGTAGCTATTACCGGCGAAAAAGCCATTGATGGAATGCGGTTTGCCGATCATACCACACTGGATGTAGATATGCTGGTAATATCGGCTGGTATTAAACCGCGCGACGAGCTGGCTGCGCATGCAGGCCTGCAAACGGGGCCGCGTGGTGGTATTGTGGTGAATGATAAGCTGCAAACCTCCCACCCATCGGTGTTTGCTATTGGTGAATGTGCTTTATATAATGATTTTATATACGGATTGGTAGCTCCTGGTTATGAAATGGCAGAGGTTGTGGCCACGCATTTAACAGGTGGTGATAAGGCTTTTACCGGCTTTGATATGAGTACTAAGTTAAAGCTGATAGGCATTGATGTGGCCAGCTTTGGCGAGCCGTTTATTGCTGCAGATAAAGGCCGCACCATTGTGTTGCAGGATACCGTAAAAGGGGTATATAAAAGAATTAATACTTCATTAGATGGTAAATACCTGCTCGGCGGTGTGCTGGTAGGAGACGCAGCGGAGTATAATATGCTGCTGCAAACCACTAAAAACAAGGTGGTGCTGCCACCAGACCCTACCGAGGTGATATTAGGTGCACGCGGTGGAAGTGCTGAAAAAGGCAGCGGGGTAGCTGCTTTGCCGGGCGATGCATTAATATGTAGCTGTGAAGGTATTACTAAGGATGATATCATGCAGCAGGTACAGCATGGATGCGAAACGTTGGATGCTATAAAGAAATCCTGTAAGGCTGCTACAGGTTGTGGTGGCTGCGCCCCCATGGTAAAAGATATTATGGAACATACGTTGAAAGCGCAGGGTAAGTATGTGCGTAAAGTAGTGTGTGAGCACTTTGAATATTCCCGCCAGGAGTTGTACGACCTGGTAAAGTTGAAACAACTGCAAACCTACGATGAGGTATTGAATGAGTTGGGCAAAGGAGATGGTTGTGAAGTATGTAAACCGCTGATCAGTTCTGTGCTGGCCAGCTTATGGAACGACCTGGTATTGGCCAAAGGCAACGATACGGCACAGGATAGCAACGACCGCTTCCTGGCTAACATTCAAAAAGGGGGCACCTATTCTGTAGTGCCGCGTATACCAGGCGGTGAAATCACCCCTGATAAATTAATAGTAATAGGTAACGTAGCTAAAAAGTATAACCTCTACACTAAAATCACCGGTGGCCAGCGTATTGATTTGTTTGGTGCGCATGTAAGCGATTTGCCGTTGATATGGGAAGAGCTGATTGCAGCAGGCTTTGAAAGCGGGCATGCTTACGGCAAGGCGCTGCGCACGGTAAAAAGCTGTGTGGGCAGCACCTGGTGCCGTTTTGGATTGCAGGATAGTGTAAGTTTTGCCATACAGGTAGAAGAGCGTTACAGGGGCTTGCGTGCACCGCATAAATTTAAAAGCGCTGTATCAGGTTGTATACGCGAATGTGCCGAAGCGCAATCGAAAGACTTTGGTATCATCGCTACGGAAAAAGGCTGGAACCTGTATGTGTGTGGCAATGGCGGTTCTAAACCACAGCACGCGCTATTGCTGGCTACTGACATTGATAGCGACACCTGTATCCGCTATCTGGATCGCTTCCTGATGTTTTATATTAAAACTGCCGATCCGCTCACCCGCACCGCTACCTGGCTTAACAAAATGGAAGGGGGTATCGATTACCTGCGTAATGTGGTAGTGAACGACAGCCTGGGTATGGCCGAAACATTTGAGGCTGAGATGCAGCAGCTGGTAAATAATTACAAATGCGAGTGGAGGGAGGTGGTGGAAACACCTGAGCTACGCAAACGCTTTGTACACTTTATCAATGCGCCGCAGGAAAAAGATCCGGAAGTAAAGTTTGAAATACTACGCGATCAGAAAAAAGCCAAAGAGTGGAAGTAA
- the cobA gene encoding uroporphyrinogen-III C-methyltransferase, which translates to MNIPNTPHLTLVGAGPGDPELITLKAIKALQTARVILYDALANDQLLEYAAPDAITTFVGKRFGCHALSQAAINELIVENAWKHGRVVRLKGGDPFVFGRAQEEIDCARAAGITVEVVPGITSAIAVPAMQMIPVTCRGLNESFWVTTGTTRSGDISADVALAAQSSATVVLLMAMSKLEQIVDIFTVNGKAQTPVAIIQDGTTPKEKMVIGTVKDILFKAQHAGLANPAIIMIGEVVRLHPSFLPAQLPAMAHAFATAKGNC; encoded by the coding sequence ATGAATATTCCAAATACTCCACATCTTACTTTAGTAGGAGCTGGCCCGGGCGATCCGGAGTTGATTACCTTAAAAGCCATCAAGGCCCTGCAAACCGCCCGGGTAATATTATATGATGCCTTGGCCAATGACCAGTTGCTGGAATATGCCGCTCCTGACGCCATTACCACCTTTGTAGGAAAACGTTTTGGCTGTCACGCTTTATCACAAGCCGCTATTAATGAATTGATTGTAGAAAACGCCTGGAAACATGGCCGGGTAGTACGCCTGAAAGGGGGCGATCCGTTTGTATTTGGCCGCGCTCAGGAAGAGATTGATTGCGCCCGGGCAGCGGGTATTACGGTGGAAGTAGTGCCTGGCATCACCAGCGCTATTGCTGTACCTGCCATGCAAATGATACCCGTAACCTGCCGCGGGCTAAACGAAAGCTTTTGGGTAACTACCGGCACCACGCGTAGTGGCGATATTTCGGCCGATGTAGCGCTGGCAGCGCAATCAAGCGCTACCGTGGTGTTATTAATGGCCATGAGCAAGCTGGAACAGATTGTGGACATATTCACCGTCAACGGCAAAGCGCAAACACCGGTAGCAATTATACAGGATGGCACTACCCCTAAAGAAAAAATGGTCATCGGCACGGTCAAAGACATCCTGTTTAAAGCCCAGCATGCGGGCCTGGCCAACCCCGCTATTATTATGATAGGAGAAGTAGTAAGGCTACATCCCTCCTTTTTACCCGCACAATTACCTGCTATGGCGCATGCTTTCGCCACCGCGAAAGGCAATTGCTGA
- a CDS encoding Crp/Fnr family transcriptional regulator, which yields MKKSKDSCSLDSCQLCRLCLKDWLPAVEAHRKNIHYRKGEVIFSEGQEVQGIYFVHEGSVKIHKHWGEDKELIVRFAKKGDIFGHRGFGADKHYPISATAMEPLTVCYMEQDFFYSTLKTNTNYLFQLMLFYAEELQESEKNMRNLAHMPVKGRLANALLKLEHLFGLTEEGFININISRQDIASYTGTTYETVFRLLTEFTQENLIKTDGKSIALLEKDKLETLTHVS from the coding sequence ATGAAGAAAAGCAAAGACAGTTGTTCGCTGGATAGCTGCCAGTTATGCAGGTTATGTTTGAAAGATTGGTTACCCGCCGTTGAAGCACACCGCAAAAACATCCACTATAGAAAAGGAGAAGTTATTTTTAGTGAAGGACAGGAAGTACAGGGAATTTATTTTGTACACGAAGGCTCCGTAAAAATTCACAAACACTGGGGCGAAGACAAAGAACTGATTGTACGCTTTGCCAAAAAGGGCGACATCTTCGGACATAGGGGTTTTGGCGCTGATAAACACTACCCTATCTCAGCCACGGCAATGGAACCACTAACCGTTTGCTATATGGAACAGGACTTTTTTTATTCTACCTTAAAAACCAATACCAACTACCTGTTTCAACTCATGCTTTTTTATGCCGAAGAACTACAGGAATCGGAAAAGAACATGCGCAACCTGGCCCATATGCCCGTGAAAGGCCGTTTAGCCAATGCGCTTTTAAAACTGGAGCATTTATTTGGCCTTACAGAAGAAGGCTTTATCAATATAAACATCAGCCGTCAGGATATTGCTTCCTATACCGGCACCACTTACGAAACCGTGTTTCGTTTGTTAACCGAGTTTACACAGGAGAACCTGATTAAAACGGATGGGAAAAGTATAGCACTGCTGGAGAAAGATAAGCTGGAAACCCTCACCCATGTATCATAA
- a CDS encoding RNA polymerase sigma factor → MSSELLHNGPALWRQLATGDEDAFRSLFHAYTPSLYASALQVVKQEETAREIVQETFLKVWLNREALAYMDNPSGWLYRVASNLAISQLRKQATEHKWMHSQPFDNTTTNDVLETISFREARQLLHQAIEALPPKRKLIFQLSRQEELSHAEIAAQLNMSQNTVKNQIVLASKFVENYIQKHAGTYLPLFLLLMKKYF, encoded by the coding sequence TTGTCCTCAGAGCTTTTACATAACGGACCAGCACTATGGCGTCAGCTGGCAACAGGTGATGAGGACGCATTTCGCAGTTTGTTTCATGCTTACACTCCCTCTTTATATGCATCGGCCCTGCAAGTGGTAAAGCAGGAAGAAACTGCCCGGGAAATAGTACAGGAAACCTTTTTAAAAGTATGGCTGAATCGCGAAGCATTGGCCTATATGGACAATCCTTCCGGATGGTTGTATAGGGTTGCCAGCAACCTGGCTATCAGCCAGTTGCGCAAACAAGCTACCGAGCACAAATGGATGCATAGCCAGCCTTTTGACAACACCACTACTAACGATGTGCTGGAAACCATTTCCTTTCGCGAAGCACGCCAGCTACTACACCAGGCCATTGAAGCCCTTCCCCCTAAACGCAAATTGATTTTTCAGCTAAGCAGACAGGAAGAATTAAGCCATGCCGAAATAGCAGCGCAACTGAATATGTCGCAAAACACGGTCAAAAACCAGATTGTACTGGCCAGTAAGTTTGTGGAAAACTATATTCAAAAGCATGCCGGCACCTACCTTCCCCTGTTTTTGCTGTTGATGAAAAAATATTTTTAG
- a CDS encoding FecR family protein: MENKEYIQQLLGKYLANTASEKELHELFAALAKAPDYKEWEEMVMPVFTSQPAAPGYNPAEWEPVIQNIIQYKAAPAKVRRIPVFARMVAAAAVVFAIGTGAYIYYQHTASKQSAQGILAKNDIAPVGNKAVLTLADGSTVTLDNAAAGTLAKQGNVNVVKTGDNALSYTGSKATSGAMQYNTLRTPKGGQFQVVLPDGTKVWLNAASSIRYPVAFAANERSVEISGEAYLEVARNAAAPFKVLTAQQNIDVLGTNFNINAYNDEAAAKTTLIDGSIKINTPGSPQSYVLTPGQQLEVQPSGVRMNKQVDVQQVIAWKNGQLNMNNLDVKALMRQISRWYDVDIVFDGTLPQGHYGGLIDQKVYLSNIIEVLETQGIHTRLDGKELHVSAK; the protein is encoded by the coding sequence GTGGAAAATAAAGAATATATACAGCAGTTGCTGGGCAAATACCTGGCAAATACAGCTTCGGAAAAGGAGCTGCACGAGCTGTTTGCTGCCCTTGCTAAAGCACCAGACTATAAAGAGTGGGAAGAGATGGTGATGCCGGTATTTACCAGCCAGCCAGCCGCCCCCGGTTACAACCCGGCCGAATGGGAACCCGTGATACAGAACATTATTCAATATAAGGCAGCACCGGCCAAAGTACGGCGTATCCCCGTTTTCGCCCGTATGGTGGCGGCCGCTGCCGTTGTTTTTGCTATAGGCACCGGAGCTTATATCTATTACCAGCACACAGCCAGTAAGCAGTCTGCTCAGGGTATACTTGCTAAAAACGATATTGCCCCTGTAGGCAACAAAGCAGTGTTAACACTGGCCGATGGCAGCACGGTAACGCTGGACAATGCCGCTGCCGGCACACTGGCCAAACAGGGTAATGTAAACGTGGTAAAAACAGGAGATAATGCATTGAGCTATACCGGAAGCAAAGCTACCAGTGGCGCCATGCAATACAATACACTGCGTACGCCTAAAGGCGGACAGTTTCAGGTGGTATTGCCCGATGGCACTAAAGTATGGCTGAACGCAGCCAGCAGCATCCGCTATCCCGTGGCTTTTGCGGCCAATGAACGCAGTGTGGAAATATCCGGTGAGGCATACCTGGAGGTGGCCCGTAATGCTGCCGCTCCTTTTAAAGTGCTTACCGCACAGCAAAACATAGATGTGCTGGGCACCAACTTTAACATCAACGCCTACAACGATGAAGCGGCAGCCAAAACCACTTTGATCGACGGCAGTATTAAAATAAACACACCCGGCTCGCCCCAGAGCTATGTATTAACACCCGGACAACAGCTGGAGGTACAGCCATCCGGTGTACGAATGAATAAACAAGTGGACGTGCAGCAGGTAATTGCCTGGAAGAATGGCCAGTTGAATATGAACAACCTGGACGTAAAAGCGCTGATGCGCCAGATTTCCAGGTGGTATGATGTGGACATTGTGTTTGACGGCACTTTACCACAGGGACATTATGGAGGATTAATAGATCAGAAAGTATACTTATCCAATATCATAGAAGTGCTGGAAACCCAGGGAATTCACACCCGGCTGGACGGAAAAGAGCTACATGTTTCGGCTAAATAA